A genomic stretch from Arachis stenosperma cultivar V10309 chromosome 3, arast.V10309.gnm1.PFL2, whole genome shotgun sequence includes:
- the LOC130970388 gene encoding cytochrome P450 94C1-like gives MEMLHIMTTSAMSTALFLSFFTFTLFFSAFSFLLFISRIKPWCNCDTCRTYLNISWIAHFPNLCDWYTHLLRTSPTGTIHLHVLNNTITSNPDNVQHILKTKFHNYPKGAPFSTLLGDLLGNGIFNSDGHSWQFQRKMASLELGSVAIRSYALQIVNQEIQTRLIPLLQSVSDQEDKLLDIQDIFRRFSFDIICKFSFEMDPECLISSLPESKLADSFDLASKLSAERAMSPSPLIWKMKRLFNIGSEKKLKEAIGIVDNVAMDIIRQRRREMLTMASSNKSDLLSRFMETIEDDKYLRDIVISFLLAGRDTIAAALTGFFILLSKNPHVGSTIRQELERVMEADQELPTFEQMRGMHYLNGALHESMRLFPPVQFDSKYAQEDDVLPDGTFVRRGSRVTYHPYAMGRMDTIWGPDSDQFRPERWLNTDGVFVQQCPFKYPVFQAGVRVCLGKDLALMEIKSIAAAMLRRFDVRVVGPNTEPCFAPGLTATVRGGLPVQVTQRC, from the coding sequence ATGGAGATGCTGCATATCATGACTACCTCAGCCATGTCCACAGCCCTCTTCCTCTCCTTTTTTACTTTTACACTCTTTTTTTCTGCCTTTTCATTTCTTCTATTCATTTCTAGGATCAAACCATGGTGTAATTGTGATACGTGTCGCACTTACCTCAATATTTCTTGGATTGCTCATTTTCCAAACCTCTGCGACTGGTACACTCACCTTCTTCGTACTTCACCTACCGGAACTATCCACCTCCACGTCCTCAATAACACTATTACTTCCAATCCTGATAACGTCCAACACATTCTCAAAACCAAGTTTCACAATTATCCTAAAGGCGCACCTTTTTCTACTCTCCTTGGCGACCTTCTCGGCAACGGAATCTTCAACTCCGATGGCCATTCCTGGCAATTCCAGCGCAAGATGGCCAGCCTTGAGCTCGGCAGCGTCGCCATTCGCTCCTACGCCCTCCAAATTGTCAACCAAGAGATCCAAACCAGGCTGATTCCTCTCCTCCAATCGGTTTCCGACCAAGAAGATAAATTGTTGGACATTCAAGACATTTTTAGAAGATTTTCTTTTGACATCATTTGTAAATTTTCATTTGAAATGGATCCTGAATGTCTCATTTCTTCTTTGCCGGAGTCTAAACTGGCAGACAGCTTTGACCTTGCATCTAAACTTTCCGCAGAACGAGCAATGTCGCCGTCGCCGCTCATATGGAAGATGAAGCGATTATTCAATATTGGTTCGGAGAAAAAACTTAAAGAAGCCATTGGAATAGTGGATAATGTGGCTATGGACATCATAAGAcagaggaggagggagatgTTGACTATGGCGAGTTCAAACAAATCGGACTTATTGTCTAGATTTATGGAGACCATTGAAGACGACAAATACCTGAGAGACATAGTTATCAGTTTCTTGCTGGCGGGTCGGGACACAATCGCAGCAGCGTTGACTGGATTTTTCATTCTGCTTTCGAAGAACCCGCATGTGGGGTCAACCATCCGGCAGGAGCTGGAGCGGGTGATGGAAGCCGATCAGGAATTGCCGACCTTTGAGCAAATGAGGGGCATGCATTACCTGAATGGAGCGCTTCACGAGAGCATGAGGCTGTTCCCTCCGGTTCAGTTTGATTCAAAGTATGCTCAAGAAGATGACGTCTTGCCAGATGGCACTTTTGTCAGGAGAGGGAGTCGGGTCACTTACCACCCCTATGCAATGGGTCGGATGGACACTATTTGGGGCCCCGATTCCGATCAGTTTCGACCCGAAAGGTGGTTGAATACGGATGGTGTTTTTGTTCAGCAGTGTCCCTTTAAGTACCCGGTTTTTCAAGCCGGGGTGAGAGTCTGTTTGGGAAAAGACTTGGCCTTGATGGAGATCAAGTCCATTGCCGCCGCCATGCTCCGCCGCTTTGATGTCCGGGTTGTTGGGCCTAATACGGAGCCCTGCTTCGCTCCAGGCCTTACTGCCACTGTACGGGGCGGGTTGCCGGTTCAAGTTACCCAAAGGTGTTGA